GCGTTTCATACCCCGAAAATAACAAAGGGAGCGCCTTAAGCGCTCCCCTTAGCTGAATTTCTATAAAAAGTAAATTTAGCGGACAACTGAAAGCATTTGTGTGCTACGCTTGCTGCCAACGGTGATGGCAACGGCATACGCACCAGCCGGAAGCGAATCAGTTGACACTGATATACCGTGTATGCCTGCATCAAGTGATCCGGTATAAGCGGTGTGAACAAGTTCTCCATTCACATTGTAAACTTCAACGCGGACCGGTGCAGGCTGATCCATCGTAAACGTAACCTCCGCGGCTGTTGTGGCCGGGTTTGGTGCGATGGTGTTTATATGGAATGCCGGGGCTGTCTGTTCGTTCACCGATGACGGGTTAAGAGCATTAAAGAAGGCTGTCTGAACCACGTTGGGTGTGCGATAGTCAACGGTGGCGTTCAGGATAACTTCCGGGAGATTGCTCAATGGTGCACGCCATGTACTTTGTGCCGGAATCGTGTTTTTCTTGAAGCCAAGCAGGTTCACAATCGGGACAGACTCAAGGCTCTTGATAACCGGCGGAAGTAACGTACCGTGATCGTAAACGCGGTCATTTGTAATGTTCACCTTTGAGCTCCATGCCGATGAATTAACCGGACGATGACAGAAGTAAATATCGGTATAGAAGAGCCCGGTGATTTCATTTTCAGTAAACGTGCTACCGCCAGCGTTGAACAGTGCAATCTGTGAAAATCCATCTTCCAGAAGATCGGGGTTTTCGTCGATCCACTTAAGCAGAATATTTTGACCATCAGCAGTTAGAGCAGCCTGAATTTCATGTCCGCGAGGATTTACCTGATATGACGGTATCCAGTTAGGCGTTTGTGCTCCGCCCGAGGCCGAATCCTGGCGGAAGAATTCTAGCGGAATACCATTGAGGTCAGCGACCTTGGTTAAAGACCATGCACCGTTGTCATATCCCACTTCAACAATGTGGAGATTGGTAAGACTGTCGCGATTGACGCCGTAATCAGCCAGGCGCAGGAAGTATGAAAAACGATTTCTTCCGGTGACGAGGAGTTCGTACGAATCGTATTGTCTGAAGATGACAACTGATCCCCATCCTTGCGTTTGCTGATAGTCACTAAACAGAGCCTCCGGCATAACCGTGAATTCAGTCCACGTTGAACCCTGATCTTCGGAGGTGCTTACCATTGGAACACGAACTTCCGGATTGCTTGTCAGGATGTTATTTACGACCATATACAACTTCCCATCGGCATCGGCATCCAGACTCGTTTCACTGTTCATGCGCGAGTTTAGGTTTGTTGGTGACGGTACACGGAATTGCGAAATTCTCCAGGCATCAGGCATGGTGCTGGCTGTAAAGTCATTAACCTCGAAATCGTAGCCCCATGTACCATAGGCACCCCATTGGCTGCTTCCGTTTTGGTCCTTCTTGTCCAAAAGATCCGCATAGTACACGCCGGGATTAGGCGACGAAACACTGACAATTGACCCCGTAGTGGCCCAACCCAGGTCTGCCGGTGCATTTTCAGGCTGCACCATTTCGTAATCAAACGCGCCTGAAGCCGGGAAGAATAGCCCGAAGCCGCCGATAAGCGGCCATTCTGCACCGCGTTTTTCGAACGATGAGCAAAAAACAATGTACTCCAGCTTCGATGGGTCGGTTTGCGCATTGTTAGCGTTTACCAGGCCAACCCGTGGGAACGTTAGGAACCGGTCTGGTTTATTATACAACTCCATCGTTGCCCAGTTTGCACCATCGTCGGTTGTGATGTAGGCATCAATTCTACCGCCGGTGAGCTGGCCACTGGGATTAAAAACGCGACGGGGACGGAAGAGGAATGTAGCGTTGGTTGCATGATCATACAGGAAAACCGTATTGTCGCCAGCTTCCCAGGAAGGGTAAAAGTCAGTGCCATACATTGCGGTGTAGGTAAGAGCCTGTACTTCCGATCCAGACTTGGCTGAAATCACCGGAACCTCGGCAGGAGGGATGGTGATGTTGGTTTCCATGGTACGAAACAGGGGACGCTGATTGTCGGCCTCCGGATTCGTAAATAACTTAAAGGTCTGCTGAGCCTGCAGTACTGTTGCTGCCAACAGAAGGCCACCCAGCACGTGTAGCGATAACTTCATCGCGAACTCCGTTAGTTCAAAATGTGAATAAGTAATTGTGTCTAAGTCAAAAACAAGAGCGCAAATTTAAGCATGGAACCCCATGGGTACCGTCTGCTGTAATTTTGCACTCATACAATATATCTGTTCAGCTCCGGATTCGTTCCGGGTGTACGACATTATAATCTTGTTACATGTTACAATTGCTGGTACTATGACATCTACCGATATCCAAAATTTGATTGGAGAAATCCAGGATCCCGATATTTTGCAATCACTTGATTCACTCAAGGCAATCCACTCCGTAGAGGTTGATGGTAATACCGTCAGGGTGTACCTGCAGTTGGTACAGCCTATTCACGGAGTTGCACGGCGTGTTGATCATCACATTACAAACACTATTCACGCAAGCTACCCGGATGCCGAGGTTTCGGTCTTAGTTCGTGAAACCGGCATTCCGCAAACGCCACGCAGCGCTGCACTGGCCGGAGTTAAAAACCTTGTTGCAATAGCATCAGGCAAGGGTGGGGTAGGTAAAAGCACGACCGCTGCAAACCTTGCAGTAGCACTGGCACAAAAGGGTCTGAACGTTGGTTTGCTGGATGCAGACGTGTATGGTCCGTCGCAGCCCACGATGTTTGGGTTAACAACTGCCGGCATGCGTGCCGAGAAGACGGAGGACGGGAAGATTCTGGGCTATCCAAACGAGCAGTATGCTGTGAAAATTGCATCAATCGGGTTTGTAATGGAACGCGACCAGGCTGCTATTCTCAGGGGGCCTATGCTCGCCGGGTATTTTACAACGCTGGTTGACCAGATCCAGTGGGGCGAGCTTGATGTGCTGTTGTTTGATTTGCCACCTGGTACGGGTGACATCCAGCTTACCCTTACTCAACGCATACCGTTAACGGGGGCCCTAATTGTTACAACGCCACAGGAGATTTCGCTCGCCGATGTCCGCAGGTCAATCCAGATGTTCCGCAAGGTAAAGGTGGACGTGTTGGGCGTGATCGAAAACATGAGTTATTTTGTTCCTGATGATGCACCAGACAAGAAATACTACATTTTCGGGCAAGGCGGCGGAGCTAGTGTCTCTGATGAGTTTGGAGTGCAGCTGATTGGAGAAATTCCACTCACGATCAGAATCCGCGAGGGTAGCGATGCTGGCATTCCGTC
This is a stretch of genomic DNA from Ignavibacteria bacterium. It encodes these proteins:
- a CDS encoding Mrp/NBP35 family ATP-binding protein; the protein is MTSTDIQNLIGEIQDPDILQSLDSLKAIHSVEVDGNTVRVYLQLVQPIHGVARRVDHHITNTIHASYPDAEVSVLVRETGIPQTPRSAALAGVKNLVAIASGKGGVGKSTTAANLAVALAQKGLNVGLLDADVYGPSQPTMFGLTTAGMRAEKTEDGKILGYPNEQYAVKIASIGFVMERDQAAILRGPMLAGYFTTLVDQIQWGELDVLLFDLPPGTGDIQLTLTQRIPLTGALIVTTPQEISLADVRRSIQMFRKVKVDVLGVIENMSYFVPDDAPDKKYYIFGQGGGASVSDEFGVQLIGEIPLTIRIREGSDAGIPSVLEPLNDAAAKAYQVLADRVLSAIRVQNHEKLQPTVNIQI
- a CDS encoding T9SS type A sorting domain-containing protein; protein product: MKLSLHVLGGLLLAATVLQAQQTFKLFTNPEADNQRPLFRTMETNITIPPAEVPVISAKSGSEVQALTYTAMYGTDFYPSWEAGDNTVFLYDHATNATFLFRPRRVFNPSGQLTGGRIDAYITTDDGANWATMELYNKPDRFLTFPRVGLVNANNAQTDPSKLEYIVFCSSFEKRGAEWPLIGGFGLFFPASGAFDYEMVQPENAPADLGWATTGSIVSVSSPNPGVYYADLLDKKDQNGSSQWGAYGTWGYDFEVNDFTASTMPDAWRISQFRVPSPTNLNSRMNSETSLDADADGKLYMVVNNILTSNPEVRVPMVSTSEDQGSTWTEFTVMPEALFSDYQQTQGWGSVVIFRQYDSYELLVTGRNRFSYFLRLADYGVNRDSLTNLHIVEVGYDNGAWSLTKVADLNGIPLEFFRQDSASGGAQTPNWIPSYQVNPRGHEIQAALTADGQNILLKWIDENPDLLEDGFSQIALFNAGGSTFTENEITGLFYTDIYFCHRPVNSSAWSSKVNITNDRVYDHGTLLPPVIKSLESVPIVNLLGFKKNTIPAQSTWRAPLSNLPEVILNATVDYRTPNVVQTAFFNALNPSSVNEQTAPAFHINTIAPNPATTAAEVTFTMDQPAPVRVEVYNVNGELVHTAYTGSLDAGIHGISVSTDSLPAGAYAVAITVGSKRSTQMLSVVR